In the Sarcophilus harrisii chromosome 1, mSarHar1.11, whole genome shotgun sequence genome, one interval contains:
- the NANOS3 gene encoding nanos homolog 3 → MEVFNLWRDYLGLASVVGALREEKPEPQVAGTEPGPDPGPSLKQDLLPPRDSLCTFCKHNGESRNIYLSHTLKDEEGRVVCPILRKYVCPQCRATQDNAHTKRFCPLTSKGYMSVYSYTARNSAGKRASLQWPSEESNSAKTRTKRLPAMPEGKAPSRALEESGAGSGTGSKASRTAFLTQQP, encoded by the exons ATGGAGGTCTTCAATCTGTGGAGGGATTATCTGGGACTAGCTAGCGTGGTGGGGGCTCTCCGGGAGGAAAAGCCGGAGCCGCAGGTGGCAGGGACAGAGCCAGGCCCAGACCCCGGACCCAGCCTGAAGCAGGACCTCCTGCCCCCCAGGGACTCCCTCTGCACCTTTTGCAAACACAATGGGGAGTCTCGAAACATCTACTTGTCCCATACGCTGAAGGACGAGGAAGGCCGTGTGGTGTGCCCCATCTTGAGAAAATACGTGTGCCCACAGTGCAGAGCCACCCAAGACAATGCCCACACCAAGCGCTTCTGCCCACTCACCAGCAAGGGCTACATGTCTGTGTACAGCTACACGGCCCGCAATTCAGCCGGCAAACGGGCCAGCCTGCAGTGGCCATCGGAGGAGTCCAACTCGGCCAAGACCCGGACCAAGAGGCTTCCAGCAATGCCCGAAGGAAAAGCTCCCAGCCGGGCCCTGGAGGAAAGCGGTGCTGGCAGTGGCACAG GTTCAAAGGCCTCCAGAACTGCTTTTCTCACTCAGCAACCATGA